In Prochlorococcus marinus str. MIT 1214, one DNA window encodes the following:
- a CDS encoding peroxiredoxin, producing the protein MTTNECLRVGMQAPDFSATAVVDQEFKDIKLSQYRGKYVVLFFYPLDFTFVCPTEITAFSDRYSDFNSKNTEVLGVSVDSKFSHLAWIQTPRNEGGIGDINYPLVSDLKREICQSYNVLNEDGEADRGLFIINPNGIIMHSTINKAPVGRNIDETLRILQAYQYVESHPDEVCPAGWTPGDKTMKEDPKGSKEYFSAL; encoded by the coding sequence ATGACGACAAATGAGTGCCTTAGGGTAGGAATGCAAGCACCAGATTTTTCTGCTACTGCAGTCGTTGATCAAGAATTTAAGGACATCAAGCTTTCTCAGTACAGAGGCAAGTATGTGGTTTTGTTTTTTTATCCATTAGATTTCACATTTGTTTGCCCCACTGAAATTACTGCCTTTAGTGATAGGTATAGCGATTTCAACAGTAAAAATACCGAGGTTTTAGGTGTTTCGGTAGACAGCAAATTTTCTCATTTAGCTTGGATTCAAACACCAAGAAATGAAGGAGGAATTGGTGATATTAACTATCCTCTGGTTTCAGATCTTAAGCGGGAAATATGCCAATCATATAATGTATTAAACGAAGATGGAGAAGCTGATAGAGGACTATTTATTATTAATCCTAATGGAATCATTATGCATTCAACAATCAATAAAGCACCTGTTGGCAGAAATATTGACGAAACACTAAGAATTTTACAAGCATATCAATACGTAGAATCCCACCCAGATGAAGTATGTCCTGCAGGATGGACTCCTGGTGATAAAACTATGAAGGAAGACCCAAAAGGAAGTAAGGAATACTTTTCAGCACTGTAA
- the ftsH gene encoding ATP-dependent zinc metalloprotease FtsH: MSKSYSQLLKDIESGEIISIILIPNRREVIVEFINGDQKLIPIFYNDQKILRMSNEYNVPLTVKDIRSDKQLANFITGFGLVLIFTLSLSFLIRRSSKLLNNMQSFSRRSSQVKEDDIRKYTFDDVAGLNEESDELKEIVTFLKHPQLLIDLGAKTPKGVLLVGAPGTGKTLLARAIAGEANVPFFSISASEFVEMFVGVGAGRVRDLFNTAKLKSPCIVFIDEIDSIGRQRGAGIGGGNDEREQTLNQLLTEMDGFETNNGVIVIAATNRPDILDEALTRPGRFDRRIDIFLPDRKARHKILSVHARTKPLSDSVNLAEWASKTPGFSGADLQNLLNEAAIYAARNDKSSISNIELDKALEKARFGLLSKPLTDSTKKRQIAYQIIGKTLVALLIPTQDKLEKVSLFKSLSDISGTTYFTPNEETIDSGLLTRDYIFNKIVISLGSRAAEIIVFGSKEVTQGSQKDLENVYFWANQMVTKFGFSDLGPIAFDSEKNSIFLGKDIMKNRKEYSQKTSMEIDKQIISIANKGINKAIKLLENKVDLMDILVDELILNESLESEYIISTLNSYVADN, encoded by the coding sequence ATGAGTAAAAGTTATAGTCAACTATTAAAGGATATTGAAAGTGGTGAAATTATTTCTATTATTTTAATACCTAATAGAAGAGAAGTAATAGTTGAATTTATTAATGGAGACCAAAAATTAATACCAATATTTTATAACGATCAGAAAATACTTCGCATGTCTAATGAATATAATGTTCCTCTTACTGTAAAAGATATAAGATCTGATAAGCAATTAGCAAATTTTATTACTGGATTTGGACTCGTATTGATTTTTACCTTATCTCTTTCATTTTTAATTAGGAGATCATCTAAATTATTGAACAATATGCAGAGCTTTTCTAGGCGATCTTCTCAAGTAAAAGAAGATGATATTAGAAAATATACTTTTGATGATGTGGCTGGGTTGAATGAAGAATCTGATGAATTAAAAGAGATAGTAACCTTCTTAAAACATCCACAGTTACTTATTGACCTTGGTGCAAAAACTCCAAAAGGTGTTTTGTTAGTGGGTGCTCCAGGTACAGGTAAAACTTTATTAGCAAGAGCAATAGCAGGAGAAGCAAATGTCCCTTTCTTTTCTATATCCGCATCAGAATTTGTCGAAATGTTTGTTGGTGTTGGAGCTGGACGGGTTCGAGATTTATTTAATACTGCAAAATTAAAATCTCCATGCATTGTATTTATAGACGAAATCGATTCAATTGGACGTCAAAGAGGAGCTGGCATAGGAGGAGGAAATGACGAGAGAGAGCAAACACTAAATCAACTCTTAACAGAGATGGATGGTTTCGAAACAAATAACGGAGTTATAGTTATTGCTGCAACGAACAGGCCAGATATACTTGACGAAGCGTTAACAAGACCGGGCAGATTTGATCGTCGTATCGACATATTTCTTCCAGATAGAAAAGCTAGACACAAGATTTTGTCTGTACATGCTCGTACAAAACCTTTATCTGATTCTGTTAATCTTGCAGAGTGGGCATCAAAGACTCCAGGTTTTTCAGGAGCTGACTTACAAAATCTCCTAAATGAGGCAGCTATATATGCTGCTAGAAATGACAAATCAAGCATAAGTAATATTGAACTTGATAAGGCTCTAGAAAAAGCTCGGTTTGGATTATTATCTAAACCTCTTACCGATAGCACCAAAAAACGACAAATTGCCTATCAGATTATTGGTAAAACATTAGTTGCGTTATTAATTCCTACTCAAGATAAATTAGAAAAAGTTTCTTTGTTTAAGTCATTATCAGATATTTCTGGAACTACTTATTTCACCCCTAATGAGGAAACCATAGACAGTGGTCTATTAACCAGAGACTACATTTTCAACAAAATCGTAATTTCACTAGGATCAAGGGCCGCTGAAATTATTGTCTTTGGCTCCAAGGAGGTTACGCAAGGCTCACAAAAGGATCTTGAGAATGTATATTTCTGGGCTAATCAAATGGTTACAAAATTCGGTTTTTCGGATCTTGGACCGATCGCATTTGACTCAGAAAAAAATTCAATTTTTCTTGGTAAGGATATTATGAAAAACAGAAAAGAGTATTCACAGAAAACTAGTATGGAGATTGACAAGCAAATCATTTCCATAGCAAACAAGGGTATTAATAAGGCAATCAAACTACTAGAAAATAAAGTGGACTTAATGGATATTCTTGTTGATGAATTAATACTCAATGAGTCACTTGAATCTGAGTATATTATTAGTACACTTAACTCTTACGTTGCTGATAATTAG
- the rpmF gene encoding 50S ribosomal protein L32, with product MAVPKKKTSKGKRNQRHATWKGKAAVAAEKALSIGKSVLTGRAQGFVYPMNESSEEETD from the coding sequence ATGGCGGTTCCCAAGAAAAAAACCTCTAAAGGTAAAAGAAATCAAAGGCATGCTACATGGAAAGGGAAAGCTGCTGTTGCAGCTGAAAAGGCTTTGTCAATAGGAAAATCAGTTCTTACTGGAAGAGCTCAGGGATTTGTATACCCTATGAATGAATCTTCAGAAGAAGAAACAGATTAA
- a CDS encoding DUF565 domain-containing protein has product MQNTQFKKFINSSIRVINPIVSDSWSKRSILLLSLLSGFYFTNSLLSFLLDKSINTIFLALIILLIMELAIRLSLFSNNKQLSLMIRSIDNLRIGSSYALILEAFKLGS; this is encoded by the coding sequence ATGCAGAACACCCAATTTAAAAAATTTATAAATTCTTCAATTAGAGTTATAAATCCGATCGTCAGCGATTCATGGAGTAAGAGAAGTATCTTGCTTCTTTCTTTATTGTCTGGTTTTTATTTTACCAACAGCTTACTTTCCTTTTTATTAGATAAATCAATTAATACAATTTTCTTAGCCCTAATTATTTTGTTAATTATGGAGTTAGCTATTCGCTTATCGTTATTTTCTAACAATAAACAATTATCATTAATGATACGTTCAATTGATAATTTAAGAATTGGCTCAAGTTATGCACTAATCCTTGAAGCATTTAAACTTGGTTCATAG
- a CDS encoding HAD-IA family hydrolase yields the protein MHSLEAVFWDVDGTIADTELCGHRIAFNLAFKDYDLDWNWNEIKYLDLLKISGGLNRILHYRNEIKSDLSECQCSKIQTRKRFHYKNLIKSGKIKVREGVLRLFDELSKYDIEQYIVTTSGRDSLEPFLYNSISSHLNLFSKIITYEDVSKHKPSPEAYKLAIQLSKKSVFNCIAIEDSSIGVEAANSAGLNCLLTLPPWPISINNISKKACACVNSLGGDDSPSKLIYGKNLISTYVDVKYLTHLIN from the coding sequence ATGCATAGTTTAGAAGCGGTTTTTTGGGATGTCGATGGAACAATAGCCGACACTGAATTGTGTGGTCACAGAATAGCTTTTAATTTAGCTTTTAAGGATTATGATTTGGATTGGAACTGGAATGAGATCAAATATTTGGATCTTCTAAAGATATCAGGTGGTCTAAACCGAATTCTCCATTATCGAAACGAAATAAAAAGCGATTTAAGTGAGTGTCAATGTTCAAAAATCCAAACTAGAAAGCGTTTCCATTACAAGAATTTAATTAAATCTGGAAAAATAAAAGTGAGAGAAGGTGTCCTGAGACTTTTTGATGAGCTCTCAAAATACGATATTGAGCAATACATTGTTACCACAAGTGGAAGAGATTCCTTAGAGCCTTTTTTATATAACTCAATAAGTTCACATTTAAATCTTTTTTCTAAAATAATTACCTACGAAGATGTTAGTAAGCATAAACCCTCTCCAGAGGCTTATAAATTAGCAATTCAATTAAGCAAAAAATCAGTTTTTAATTGCATAGCCATAGAAGATTCCTCGATTGGTGTAGAGGCTGCAAATTCCGCAGGGCTTAATTGCCTTTTGACTTTGCCCCCGTGGCCAATTTCAATAAACAACATTTCTAAAAAAGCCTGTGCTTGTGTAAATAGCCTTGGAGGTGATGATAGTCCATCAAAATTAATCTATGGTAAGAACTTAATAAGTACTTATGTCGATGTGAAATATCTTACACATCTTATCAATTAA
- the recJ gene encoding single-stranded-DNA-specific exonuclease RecJ: MQTDNNQITRWVLPKPVTQREIENCSINYTLQKVLIRRGIDLNKELDDYLTPSDLPNPEDHFGDLNIATERIIQACTKNEQIAICGDYDADGITSTVLLLELLTKLGAKVKPYIPSRQEEGYGLNLNMINEINKKEIKLIITVDNGISAFDAIKKSRELGIDLIITDHHKIPDIELDIFSLIHPENSPTNSPYRYLAGVGIAYLLANNICNKINYDINNTSANVLFCIGTVADMAPLKGANRKWLKEFLPKINTTSNKGIKSIINTLAIDKVTITSEDIAYKIAPLINAVGRIGDPKLVIDLLTNQSSDSLLELTKECFSINKQRKEITTLLQQEAMEMALSQFEINRKFLVITNKKWHPGIIGIVAARIVDKFNLPTAILAMAKDGKFRGSIRSNKLLKVNLALDECSDLLISYGGHSAAAGFSIQAENIPMLEERLNNIAKRQFKNKNLNVSIKPDAYICFSEINLEIYKQLCLIGPFGIMNPAPIFWTRKCKILDIYNLRGGHIKMTLDDGTSIIEAIKWNQTTDLNKNDLIDISFLIELNRWKNRNNLQLNIIDFKKHSNIVELQIHKRVYRCHSTNNKEIIITNSNGQTICSDLSKNSENLDKQKLAFAKKIFTFAEIALGQTA; the protein is encoded by the coding sequence TTGCAAACAGATAACAATCAAATTACAAGATGGGTATTACCAAAGCCTGTAACCCAAAGGGAAATAGAAAATTGCTCTATAAATTACACCTTACAGAAAGTTTTAATTAGAAGGGGTATTGATTTAAATAAAGAATTAGATGATTACCTAACACCATCAGATCTGCCAAATCCTGAAGATCATTTTGGTGATTTAAATATAGCAACTGAAAGAATTATACAAGCATGTACTAAAAACGAACAGATTGCGATATGCGGAGATTATGATGCAGATGGTATTACTAGCACAGTACTTTTATTAGAATTATTAACTAAACTTGGAGCTAAAGTTAAGCCTTATATACCATCAAGGCAAGAGGAAGGATATGGATTGAATTTAAACATGATAAATGAAATTAATAAAAAAGAGATTAAACTAATTATTACTGTAGATAATGGGATCTCGGCGTTCGACGCGATTAAAAAATCTAGAGAACTTGGTATTGATTTGATTATAACTGATCATCACAAAATACCAGATATAGAATTAGATATATTTTCACTAATTCATCCAGAGAATAGCCCTACCAATTCTCCTTATAGATACTTGGCTGGAGTTGGAATTGCATATCTTTTAGCAAACAATATTTGTAATAAAATTAATTATGATATAAATAATACATCAGCTAATGTATTATTTTGTATTGGTACTGTAGCAGACATGGCTCCTCTTAAAGGAGCTAATAGAAAATGGCTTAAAGAATTTTTACCCAAAATAAATACAACAAGCAATAAAGGAATTAAATCTATTATTAATACTCTAGCAATTGATAAAGTTACCATCACTTCAGAGGATATCGCCTATAAGATTGCACCATTAATAAACGCAGTTGGAAGAATAGGTGACCCAAAACTTGTAATCGATCTTTTGACAAATCAGTCTTCAGACTCTTTATTAGAACTCACAAAAGAATGTTTCTCAATTAACAAACAAAGAAAAGAGATTACAACGTTACTACAACAAGAAGCCATGGAAATGGCACTAAGTCAATTTGAAATTAATAGAAAATTTCTTGTAATTACAAATAAAAAATGGCATCCAGGAATCATTGGTATCGTTGCTGCAAGAATAGTTGACAAATTTAATTTACCTACAGCAATACTAGCTATGGCTAAAGATGGTAAATTTAGAGGTTCAATAAGATCTAATAAACTTTTAAAAGTAAATCTGGCATTAGATGAATGCAGTGATCTTCTAATTTCTTATGGAGGACATTCCGCAGCTGCAGGTTTTTCAATTCAAGCTGAAAATATTCCTATGCTTGAGGAAAGGCTTAATAACATAGCCAAGAGACAATTTAAAAATAAAAATTTAAATGTGTCAATAAAGCCTGATGCATACATTTGTTTTTCTGAGATTAATCTAGAAATTTATAAACAATTATGTTTGATTGGCCCTTTTGGAATTATGAATCCTGCGCCAATCTTTTGGACTAGGAAATGTAAAATTTTAGATATTTACAATCTTAGAGGTGGCCATATAAAAATGACTTTAGATGATGGAACCTCGATCATAGAAGCAATTAAATGGAACCAAACTACAGACCTAAACAAAAATGATTTAATAGACATATCTTTTCTCATTGAATTAAATAGATGGAAAAATAGAAATAACCTACAATTAAATATTATAGACTTCAAGAAACATTCAAATATTGTTGAATTGCAAATACATAAAAGAGTTTATAGGTGTCATTCTACTAACAATAAGGAAATAATAATAACAAACTCAAATGGACAAACTATTTGCTCAGATTTATCAAAAAATTCTGAGAATCTTGATAAACAAAAATTAGCATTCGCAAAAAAAATTTTTACCTTTGCTGAAATTGCTCTTGGTCAAACGGCTTAG
- the psb30 gene encoding photosystem II reaction center protein Ycf12/Psb30: protein MGNLLPLVAVFLAGPAIIALIFYRRGV from the coding sequence ATGGGAAACCTATTGCCTCTTGTAGCAGTCTTTCTTGCAGGACCTGCAATCATTGCTTTGATCTTCTATAGAAGAGGCGTTTAA
- a CDS encoding TMEM165/GDT1 family protein has translation MGQPKSNSKIGSSGAEDSDTFLSILITSFSTIFLAELGDKTQLATLMLSAQSGRPLIIFIGAALALISTSLLGVLIGRWIANNLPRKNFTVVSGIIMLSLGIYLVTDCLIDFFQN, from the coding sequence ATGGGTCAGCCTAAATCAAATTCAAAAATAGGAAGTAGTGGTGCAGAGGATTCTGATACATTTTTAAGCATATTAATTACATCTTTTAGCACAATTTTTTTGGCAGAGTTGGGAGACAAGACTCAACTTGCGACACTAATGCTTTCTGCGCAGTCTGGTCGGCCATTAATAATTTTCATTGGAGCAGCACTTGCTCTTATCTCAACTAGTCTTCTTGGCGTTCTAATAGGTAGATGGATAGCGAATAACCTTCCAAGGAAAAATTTTACAGTGGTTTCAGGAATAATTATGTTAAGTTTAGGTATATACCTTGTTACAGACTGTTTGATTGACTTTTTTCAAAATTAA
- a CDS encoding TMEM165/GDT1 family protein, with product MLLTLLFTTFVTVFLAEMGDKTQLTTISLSSTTNNPLAVFIGSSVALISATLLGALAGGSIANLIPAYLLKLLSGIVFLIIGIKLLGQSREYYDSDA from the coding sequence ATGCTTCTAACACTTCTTTTTACAACTTTTGTCACTGTGTTTTTAGCTGAAATGGGCGACAAAACACAATTAACAACTATATCTTTGAGTAGTACAACTAATAATCCCTTAGCAGTATTTATTGGGTCGTCTGTTGCTCTTATATCAGCTACTCTTTTAGGGGCCTTGGCTGGCGGCTCAATTGCAAATCTTATCCCCGCCTATCTACTAAAACTGCTCTCTGGAATAGTATTCTTAATTATAGGAATTAAACTTCTGGGACAAAGCAGAGAATATTATGATAGTGATGCATAG
- a CDS encoding RNB domain-containing ribonuclease, which yields MTSVLKILESLEREDGLEVSKLEKSLKLTKKLDRDNLQIAIKALSKLGIIQNTSDEKLIINDNNDFIQGRVRCSSKGYCFVVREDQGEDIYIRETNLNNAWHGDLVIVVITRQGIKRRAPEGSIQCVLERYNDKLLSKVESDKTTGELRAYPLDDRIPAIIDLESDNEFCKKPINKDLIYEIKISRYPIAQFKAKGSIIREFSINSGIEGDIDLLLSKNNISTNYEEPKVSPKKVALKGREDLTSQPALLFRSWESAKSPSLPALFAEPYEGGNRIWVHCPTVAERINLGSKLDKFLKEKGEAICLGNDWFEFLNDSLKSASQFILNEKCEAISLRIDINSEGNIADWEFILSIIKPVNIITPKHLNAINNRKPNSKSVPIALKTVKENLEVIYTIIYSSKLINTSNKTTIKLDENIPKFERLSELQKTYPGRDFHGWSKTFDSNDPQSIVDLYIRLSNNILANHLIGYKLPFIYKEHEEIESSSINELTKSALTLDNKVAVNIDGSLTAHELIKAFESSTEKKILHKLVKHIIPGIHLKLYKYNPQAEKEDMNYAISTTKIESPWCCPSLNYWNIYNQFIICLLLSEGKNKSTSRSKELIELGKMNSWLEVNWEIFSQKVKDNIYNSSNLRLIQNLNDIRKKSKSFRNNIIAIAQGREAQKIIGEEVTAIITGVQSYGFFAEIEDITAEGLVHVSTLGDDWYEYRSRQNLLVGRKSKKTYQLAQKVNVRVLKVDILKNQIDLELVKENPADLIGNNDNESE from the coding sequence ATGACTTCTGTTTTAAAAATTCTTGAAAGTCTTGAGAGAGAAGATGGTTTGGAAGTTTCCAAACTTGAGAAATCATTAAAACTCACTAAAAAGCTTGATAGAGATAATTTGCAGATAGCGATTAAAGCTCTTAGTAAGCTAGGTATAATTCAAAATACTAGTGACGAGAAACTGATTATTAACGATAATAATGATTTTATTCAAGGTAGAGTCCGTTGTAGCAGTAAAGGGTACTGCTTTGTAGTTAGAGAAGATCAAGGCGAAGATATTTATATTAGAGAAACCAATCTGAATAATGCCTGGCATGGTGATTTAGTAATAGTTGTAATAACAAGACAGGGTATTAAAAGACGAGCCCCTGAAGGATCTATTCAATGCGTATTAGAAAGATACAATGATAAATTACTTTCAAAGGTAGAATCTGATAAAACAACTGGTGAATTAAGGGCCTACCCCTTGGATGACAGGATTCCAGCAATTATTGATCTAGAAAGTGATAACGAATTTTGTAAAAAGCCAATAAATAAAGATCTTATATATGAAATAAAAATAAGTAGATATCCTATTGCTCAATTTAAAGCAAAAGGCTCAATAATTAGAGAGTTTTCAATAAACTCTGGAATTGAAGGTGATATTGATTTATTACTCTCAAAGAATAATATTTCCACAAATTATGAGGAACCAAAAGTATCTCCCAAAAAAGTTGCATTAAAAGGAAGAGAAGATTTGACGTCTCAACCTGCATTATTGTTTAGAAGTTGGGAATCTGCAAAGTCTCCATCACTACCTGCATTATTTGCAGAACCTTATGAAGGTGGTAATAGAATATGGGTTCACTGTCCAACTGTTGCAGAAAGAATAAATTTAGGGAGCAAATTAGACAAATTCCTCAAAGAGAAAGGTGAAGCCATTTGCCTTGGAAATGATTGGTTTGAATTCCTTAATGACTCGCTTAAATCAGCATCACAATTTATTCTAAACGAAAAATGTGAGGCAATCTCATTAAGGATAGATATTAATAGCGAAGGGAATATTGCTGATTGGGAATTTATTCTCAGTATCATTAAACCCGTAAATATTATTACACCAAAACACCTTAACGCTATTAATAATAGAAAACCAAATTCCAAATCTGTTCCTATTGCACTTAAAACTGTTAAGGAAAATCTTGAAGTAATTTACACCATCATATATTCTTCAAAATTAATTAATACCAGCAATAAAACAACTATTAAATTGGATGAAAACATACCTAAATTTGAGAGATTAAGTGAATTGCAGAAAACATATCCAGGTAGAGATTTCCATGGTTGGTCAAAGACTTTTGATAGCAATGACCCTCAATCAATAGTTGATTTATACATTAGACTTTCTAATAATATTCTTGCTAATCATTTAATTGGATATAAATTACCATTTATATATAAAGAACATGAAGAAATTGAATCATCATCTATTAATGAGTTAACCAAATCTGCTCTTACTTTAGATAATAAAGTAGCTGTAAATATTGATGGAAGTTTAACCGCACATGAGTTGATAAAAGCATTTGAATCAAGTACTGAAAAGAAAATCCTTCATAAATTAGTGAAACATATAATTCCCGGAATACATTTAAAACTTTATAAGTATAATCCGCAAGCAGAAAAAGAAGATATGAATTATGCCATTTCAACTACTAAAATTGAATCACCGTGGTGCTGTCCATCCTTAAATTACTGGAATATTTATAATCAGTTTATAATATGCTTACTCCTATCCGAAGGTAAAAATAAATCTACAAGTCGAAGTAAGGAATTAATTGAATTAGGTAAAATGAATAGCTGGCTTGAAGTTAATTGGGAGATATTTTCACAAAAGGTAAAAGATAATATATATAATAGTTCAAATTTACGGCTAATTCAGAATTTAAATGATATCAGAAAGAAGTCAAAATCATTTAGAAATAATATTATTGCAATAGCACAGGGTAGAGAAGCTCAGAAGATTATCGGTGAAGAAGTAACAGCAATCATCACAGGAGTTCAAAGTTATGGTTTTTTTGCTGAGATAGAAGATATAACTGCTGAAGGTTTAGTTCATGTAAGTACTCTTGGTGATGACTGGTATGAATATAGATCAAGACAAAACCTATTAGTAGGAAGGAAAAGTAAAAAGACGTATCAACTTGCCCAAAAAGTAAATGTTAGGGTATTAAAAGTTGACATCCTAAAAAATCAAATTGACTTAGAGCTTGTTAAGGAAAATCCTGCAGATTTGATAGGTAATAATGATAATGAATCTGAATGA
- a CDS encoding flavin prenyltransferase UbiX codes for MNSIVIAITGASAMQIAERSIQVLLENNQSVDLILSKGAYEVAKSERNINIPVEPNSQRDFWRQKLDTKSGKLTCYRWNDQSASIASGSHKTRGMVIVPCSMGTLGRIASGFSLDLVERCADVHLKENRPLIICPRESPLSLIHIDNLKRLAIAGASIVPPIPAWYTNPQTIDDIIDFIVVRLFDSLGEDFNYVKRWNGPNK; via the coding sequence ATGAATAGTATTGTTATTGCTATCACAGGTGCTTCAGCCATGCAAATAGCTGAGAGATCAATACAGGTATTATTAGAAAACAATCAATCTGTGGATTTAATACTCAGCAAAGGCGCATACGAAGTTGCCAAAAGTGAACGAAATATAAATATTCCTGTTGAACCGAACTCTCAACGAGATTTTTGGAGACAAAAACTCGATACTAAATCAGGCAAATTAACTTGTTATAGATGGAATGATCAATCCGCGTCAATTGCGAGCGGGAGTCATAAAACAAGGGGTATGGTAATTGTTCCCTGTTCAATGGGAACATTAGGGAGAATTGCCTCTGGCTTCTCATTAGATTTAGTAGAAAGGTGTGCCGATGTTCACTTAAAGGAAAATAGGCCCTTAATTATATGTCCAAGAGAATCACCGTTAAGTTTAATTCATATAGATAACTTAAAACGTTTAGCAATTGCTGGAGCATCAATTGTGCCTCCAATTCCTGCGTGGTATACAAATCCTCAAACAATTGATGACATAATTGATTTTATTGTAGTTAGATTATTTGACTCACTAGGCGAAGACTTTAATTATGTAAAAAGATGGAATGGGCCTAATAAATGA
- a CDS encoding DUF2996 domain-containing protein, translating into MKNKNHSDEIDSNKLTESKSSDLKTQAIGNKIDTKGLAKPLSQPENQTDNTIPPKKAVKPPKLEDKPFEEFITKHFIPGLEASIQEKGIAVKNIKLIEGERPVVGGNCWMVFCEISQQRRFWLCFTKEIITSDKTILLAETNTNPSIVESFLIDEKKTTLPLLISRVLQRLNGQKWIGAN; encoded by the coding sequence ATGAAAAATAAAAACCACTCAGACGAAATAGATTCGAATAAATTAACTGAATCTAAATCATCAGATTTGAAAACTCAAGCTATTGGCAATAAAATCGACACGAAGGGGCTAGCAAAACCACTATCACAACCCGAAAACCAAACTGACAATACTATCCCCCCAAAGAAAGCAGTCAAACCGCCCAAACTAGAAGATAAGCCTTTTGAAGAGTTTATAACTAAACATTTCATACCAGGCTTAGAGGCTTCAATACAAGAGAAAGGGATCGCAGTTAAAAATATTAAATTAATTGAAGGAGAAAGACCTGTAGTAGGTGGAAACTGTTGGATGGTTTTCTGTGAAATTTCCCAACAACGTCGGTTTTGGCTTTGTTTTACTAAAGAAATTATTACTTCAGATAAGACAATATTATTAGCTGAAACTAATACTAATCCCAGCATTGTTGAATCATTTCTAATAGATGAAAAAAAGACTACTTTACCTTTGTTAATTTCTAGAGTACTTCAAAGATTAAATGGCCAAAAATGGATAGGTGCAAATTGA